Proteins from a single region of Congzhengia minquanensis:
- a CDS encoding citrate/2-methylcitrate synthase yields the protein MEGENKEYLKSALEQWCSVIEQNTQIEPGYYDNYKVKRGLRNSDGTGVLAGLTNVGQVHGYIMYEDEMIPDDGKLSYRGVDVTDIVMACEKENRFGYEEVCYLLLFGKLPTQKELDDFKALVGAMRPLPFGFREDMIMKTPSNDIMNKLARSVLSMYSYDNNPDSTDLYNIIRQSILLFSRVPTMVAYAYQAKAHYFDGKSLYIHNPQPELSMAENFLYMIRPDNQYTDLEAKVLDLAMILHAEHGGGNNSAFTTRVVSSTGSDTYSAIAAAIGSLKGPKHGGANRKVMAMIEDFKANVDDMNDRDAVANHIAKLLDKDGFDHSGLIYGMGHAIYTKSDPRTVQLKKKAEELADVTGNMKEFKLYSLIEELTPEIFAEKKGKKHMCANVDLYSGFVYKCLNIPPELYTPMFAISRMAGWCAHRIEEVMYGGRIIRPAYKSVCGAGDYVPIKDRA from the coding sequence ATGGAAGGCGAAAACAAGGAATATTTAAAAAGCGCGCTGGAGCAGTGGTGCAGTGTGATTGAACAGAACACACAAATTGAACCCGGCTACTATGACAATTATAAGGTGAAACGCGGCCTGAGAAACAGCGACGGCACAGGTGTTTTGGCAGGTCTCACCAATGTGGGCCAGGTGCACGGCTACATCATGTATGAGGACGAAATGATTCCTGATGACGGAAAGCTCAGCTACCGCGGTGTTGACGTCACTGACATTGTAATGGCCTGCGAAAAAGAAAACCGGTTTGGTTATGAGGAGGTTTGTTACCTTCTGTTGTTCGGAAAACTGCCTACGCAAAAGGAGCTGGACGATTTTAAAGCGTTGGTCGGCGCAATGCGCCCGCTTCCCTTTGGTTTCCGCGAAGACATGATTATGAAAACCCCCAGTAATGACATTATGAACAAGCTTGCAAGGTCTGTTCTCTCCATGTATTCCTACGACAACAACCCAGACTCCACCGATTTATATAACATCATCCGTCAGTCCATTCTGCTGTTTTCCAGAGTTCCCACCATGGTGGCCTATGCCTATCAGGCAAAGGCTCATTACTTTGACGGTAAAAGTCTGTATATCCACAACCCCCAGCCGGAGCTTTCCATGGCGGAAAACTTCCTATATATGATCCGGCCGGACAATCAATATACCGATTTGGAAGCAAAGGTTTTAGACTTGGCCATGATTCTGCACGCAGAGCATGGCGGCGGCAACAATTCGGCCTTTACGACCCGGGTGGTTTCTTCAACTGGCTCGGATACGTATTCGGCCATTGCCGCGGCGATTGGTTCGCTGAAGGGTCCAAAACACGGCGGTGCAAACCGCAAGGTTATGGCAATGATTGAAGACTTTAAGGCCAATGTAGACGATATGAACGACCGCGACGCTGTGGCAAACCACATTGCAAAGCTGTTGGACAAAGACGGATTTGACCATTCCGGCCTGATTTACGGTATGGGCCATGCCATTTACACAAAGTCTGACCCCAGAACCGTTCAGCTGAAGAAAAAAGCGGAGGAACTTGCAGACGTTACGGGAAACATGAAGGAATTTAAGCTCTACAGCCTGATTGAAGAGCTCACCCCGGAGATTTTTGCGGAGAAAAAAGGGAAAAAGCACATGTGCGCCAACGTGGATTTGTATTCTGGCTTTGTTTACAAGTGCTTAAACATTCCACCGGAGCTTTACACTCCCATGTTTGCAATCTCGAGAATGGCGGGTTGGTGCGCCCATAGAATTGAAGAAGTGATGTATGGCGGCAGAATTATCCGCCCGGCATATAAAAGCGTTTGCGGAGCGGGAGATTATGTTCCCATTAAAGATCGAGCATAA
- the uvrB gene encoding excinuclease ABC subunit UvrB, producing the protein MDFKIHSDYRPTGDQPEAINKLTDGILRGEREQTLLGVTGSGKTFTVANVIEKVQKPTLVLAHNKTLAAQLCSEFKAFFPENAVEFFVSYYDYYQPEAYIPHTDTYIEKDSAVNEEIDKLRHSATAALFERRDVIIVASVSCIYGLGDPIDYNELVISLRPGMVRDRDSILKKLVEIQYERNDINFVRGKFRVRGDVLEVFPAESSDSAIRIEFFGDEIDRITEIDVVTGEIKGTRNHVAIYPASHYVTTKEKMEKAIGTIEAELAERVKYFKENDMLLEAQRIEQRTTYDIEMMREIGFCQGIENYSRHISGREPGSAPFTLMDYFPKDFLLVIDESHVTVPQVRAMFNGDQARKQSLVDYGFRLPSAFDNRPLNFNEFEGKINQVLYVSATPADYERSRSVQIAEQIIRPTGLLDPEIIVRPVKGQVDDLVGEIHSQTEKGNRVLVTTLTKKMAEDLTDYLREMDIKVKYLHSDVKTIERMEIVKDLREGLFDVLVGINLLREGLDIPEVSLVAILDADKEGFLRSETSLIQTIGRAARNADGKVIMYADAITNSMERAITETNRRRKKQQEYNEQHNITPQSIKKNIRGVISALGEAPDETIADVKISKKMDIHLQIEILTEQMKLAASELRFEDAASIRDRIKLLQNKKK; encoded by the coding sequence GTGGATTTTAAAATACATTCCGACTACCGGCCCACAGGCGACCAACCTGAGGCAATCAATAAACTGACCGACGGAATTTTGCGCGGCGAAAGGGAACAAACGTTATTGGGCGTTACCGGTTCGGGAAAAACCTTTACCGTGGCAAACGTCATTGAAAAGGTGCAAAAGCCTACGTTGGTGCTGGCCCACAACAAAACCCTTGCAGCCCAGCTCTGCAGTGAGTTTAAGGCATTTTTTCCCGAGAACGCCGTTGAGTTTTTTGTTTCCTATTACGACTACTACCAGCCGGAGGCATATATTCCCCATACCGATACCTACATTGAAAAGGACTCAGCGGTGAATGAAGAAATTGACAAGCTGCGCCACAGTGCTACTGCGGCGCTTTTCGAGCGGCGCGACGTTATCATTGTTGCCAGCGTGTCGTGTATATACGGCTTAGGCGACCCAATCGACTACAACGAGCTTGTGATTTCCCTGCGTCCGGGCATGGTTCGCGACAGGGACAGCATATTAAAAAAATTAGTTGAAATTCAGTATGAACGAAACGATATTAACTTTGTCCGCGGGAAGTTCCGCGTGCGGGGGGATGTTTTAGAGGTGTTCCCCGCAGAGAGCAGCGACAGCGCCATTCGGATTGAGTTTTTCGGCGACGAAATTGACCGCATTACTGAGATTGACGTTGTGACGGGTGAAATTAAGGGCACTAGAAACCATGTGGCAATTTATCCCGCGTCCCACTATGTTACTACAAAAGAAAAAATGGAAAAAGCCATCGGCACCATTGAAGCAGAGCTTGCGGAGCGTGTGAAGTATTTTAAAGAAAATGATATGCTGCTCGAGGCCCAGAGAATTGAACAAAGAACCACTTATGACATTGAAATGATGCGGGAAATTGGCTTTTGCCAGGGCATTGAAAACTATTCGCGCCACATCAGCGGAAGGGAGCCGGGCTCGGCGCCGTTTACCTTAATGGACTATTTTCCGAAAGATTTTCTTTTGGTCATTGACGAATCGCATGTTACGGTTCCTCAGGTGCGGGCAATGTTCAACGGCGACCAGGCGAGAAAGCAATCCCTTGTGGATTATGGGTTTCGCCTGCCCTCGGCCTTTGACAACCGCCCTTTAAACTTCAACGAATTTGAAGGAAAAATTAACCAGGTACTTTATGTCAGTGCCACGCCAGCCGACTACGAGCGCAGCCGCTCTGTGCAGATTGCAGAACAAATTATCCGTCCCACAGGTTTGCTTGACCCGGAGATTATAGTGCGTCCCGTTAAAGGGCAGGTGGATGATTTAGTTGGTGAAATTCACAGCCAAACGGAAAAGGGAAACCGCGTTTTAGTTACCACTTTAACGAAAAAAATGGCCGAGGATTTAACCGACTATCTGCGTGAGATGGACATTAAAGTGAAATACCTCCATTCCGACGTGAAAACCATTGAGCGCATGGAAATTGTGAAGGACTTAAGGGAAGGCCTGTTTGACGTGCTGGTGGGAATTAACCTGTTAAGGGAGGGGTTAGACATTCCTGAGGTTTCATTGGTTGCCATTTTAGACGCGGACAAGGAAGGCTTTTTGCGATCGGAAACATCGCTTATTCAGACGATTGGCCGCGCAGCAAGAAACGCAGACGGCAAAGTAATTATGTATGCCGACGCAATTACGAACTCAATGGAGCGCGCCATTACTGAAACCAACAGGCGGCGGAAAAAACAGCAGGAATATAACGAACAGCACAACATTACGCCCCAGTCGATAAAGAAAAACATCAGAGGCGTAATTTCCGCTTTGGGAGAGGCACCGGACGAAACCATTGCAGACGTTAAAATTTCCAAGAAAATGGACATTCATTTGCAGATTGAAATTTTAACCGAACAAATGAAACTTGCGGCCTCAGAACTGCGGTTTGAAGACGCGGCCTCAATCCGCGACAGGATTAAGCTTTTGCAGAACAAGAAAAAATAA
- a CDS encoding pyruvate formate lyase family protein — protein MTEKIELQLKQLNSKAYQTKRKHIEDAMFDDIKKSENFINNFQKIVALEKPSFLENDEFGFNRSTDLTIPPYGGNVTPNYYRIISQGFDAVLDQIGKAVAKTTDAEKKAYGKNMAKCIHLCLEFCSQYKTAAKASGNLKLYGALKKVPHKGAESFYEACVFLKICIYFLRISFVDHLGLGRFDQYMYPFYLHDKACGVQDNEIFETLESFFIAINRDTDLYSGVQQGDNGQSLVLGGFDKAGNSQFNELSQMCMQASLELNLIDPKINLRVGKNTPDEIFEFATLLTKQGLGFPQYCNDDVVIPGLLKLGYEHEDAVNYVVAACWEFIIPNCGADVPNIQTMDFPAVVNRAVVAKLTECKHFDELMDCVKKEIEIECGMLIHSRREQKVVKRPLLSIFIDGCIECLADMYDGGAKYHNFGCHGAGIANAADALAAVKKNVFDEKTIEKSELLNALANNFRGHDELRNQLRNSPKMGNNDDYVDSIACDLMDCFSNHLNNKKNGHGGVWRAGTGSAMEYIWKGEKCPATADGRKAKEAYSSSFSPALDAKTAGVLSVMQSFTKYPLCNIVNGGPLTIEIHDTVLRNDVGIKKVAMLVKSYILLGGHQLQLNSINRERLLDAQKHPENYPNLIVRVWGWSGYFNELDLSYQNHIIRRTEYGS, from the coding sequence ATGACTGAAAAAATTGAACTTCAATTAAAACAGCTGAACAGCAAAGCTTATCAAACAAAGCGGAAACATATTGAGGACGCCATGTTTGACGACATTAAAAAGTCGGAAAACTTTATCAATAATTTTCAGAAAATCGTAGCACTTGAAAAGCCTTCTTTCTTGGAAAACGACGAATTTGGTTTTAACAGAAGCACTGATTTGACCATCCCACCCTATGGCGGCAATGTTACGCCGAATTATTACCGCATTATCTCCCAGGGCTTTGATGCGGTTTTAGACCAAATTGGAAAAGCGGTTGCCAAAACTACAGATGCGGAGAAAAAAGCCTACGGCAAAAACATGGCAAAATGTATTCATTTGTGTCTGGAATTTTGCAGTCAATACAAAACAGCTGCCAAAGCAAGCGGCAATTTAAAGCTGTATGGCGCTTTAAAAAAGGTTCCTCACAAAGGGGCAGAATCGTTTTATGAGGCCTGTGTGTTTCTAAAAATCTGCATTTATTTCTTGCGGATTTCTTTTGTCGACCACTTAGGCCTGGGGCGTTTTGACCAATATATGTATCCGTTTTATCTGCATGACAAAGCTTGCGGTGTGCAGGATAATGAGATTTTTGAAACCTTAGAATCTTTTTTCATTGCGATAAACCGGGATACTGACCTTTACTCCGGCGTGCAGCAGGGGGACAACGGACAAAGCCTGGTGCTGGGCGGCTTTGATAAGGCTGGAAACAGCCAATTTAACGAATTGTCGCAAATGTGTATGCAAGCCTCTTTAGAATTAAATCTGATTGACCCAAAAATTAATTTACGGGTTGGCAAAAACACGCCGGACGAAATTTTTGAGTTTGCCACCTTGCTCACCAAGCAGGGGTTAGGGTTTCCGCAATACTGCAACGACGACGTTGTCATTCCCGGCCTTTTAAAGCTGGGATATGAGCATGAAGACGCTGTAAACTATGTGGTAGCCGCGTGTTGGGAATTTATTATACCGAATTGCGGGGCCGATGTTCCAAACATTCAAACAATGGACTTTCCGGCCGTTGTGAATCGGGCAGTTGTTGCAAAGCTGACAGAGTGTAAACATTTTGATGAACTGATGGACTGTGTAAAAAAAGAGATTGAGATTGAATGTGGCATGTTAATTCATTCACGCCGGGAACAAAAAGTTGTTAAGCGTCCGCTTCTGTCCATTTTTATCGACGGCTGTATCGAATGTCTTGCTGATATGTATGACGGCGGGGCAAAATATCATAATTTTGGCTGTCATGGCGCCGGAATTGCTAATGCCGCCGACGCTTTGGCTGCGGTGAAAAAGAATGTTTTTGACGAGAAGACGATTGAAAAATCGGAGCTTTTAAACGCATTGGCAAATAATTTTCGTGGCCATGACGAGCTTCGTAATCAACTTAGAAATAGCCCTAAAATGGGAAACAACGACGACTATGTCGACAGCATTGCCTGTGACTTAATGGACTGTTTCTCCAATCACTTAAACAACAAGAAAAATGGACACGGCGGAGTTTGGAGGGCAGGCACAGGAAGTGCAATGGAATATATCTGGAAAGGGGAAAAGTGTCCCGCCACCGCTGACGGCAGGAAGGCGAAAGAGGCCTATTCTTCAAGTTTTTCCCCCGCGCTGGATGCGAAAACGGCGGGTGTTCTGTCGGTAATGCAGTCCTTTACCAAGTATCCTTTATGCAATATTGTGAACGGCGGGCCGCTGACCATTGAAATACACGACACCGTTTTAAGAAATGACGTTGGCATCAAAAAGGTTGCAATGCTTGTGAAAAGCTATATCCTTTTGGGCGGCCACCAGCTGCAGCTTAATTCCATCAACAGGGAACGTCTGCTCGACGCCCAAAAGCACCCGGAGAACTATCCGAACCTAATTGTGCGCGTCTGGGGCTGGAGCGGTTATTTTAACGAGCTGGATTTAAGCTATCAAAACCATATTATTCGGCGCACAGAATATGGCAGTTAA
- a CDS encoding helix-turn-helix domain-containing protein, whose product MIQHQTSNSCGNYNYNAFLYSDISYSAHFHKNYELIYVLKGTVELSVNGKPDVLKPGEMILISPYAVHSFAVDGKSKIWVGVFSEDFVLSFSKANSQISYSKFKCGLKQEAFLKEHLFFQGQPELYLAKSCLYLVCSECLKHAVAFDMKSSDEFRNRVIAFISENLSDEITLGSTAAALGYEYHYFSALFHRCFNMHFKEFINMFRFEFACEMLLHTKADIAFLAVECGFQSIRNFNRIFKKFSGHTPTEYRKQLQSED is encoded by the coding sequence ATGATTCAGCACCAGACATCAAATTCCTGCGGAAACTATAACTATAATGCCTTTTTATATTCAGATATTTCCTATAGCGCACATTTTCACAAAAATTATGAGTTAATTTACGTTCTTAAGGGCACGGTGGAGTTGTCTGTAAACGGAAAGCCTGATGTGCTAAAGCCTGGTGAAATGATTCTTATTTCTCCCTATGCCGTACATTCTTTTGCTGTGGACGGGAAATCTAAAATTTGGGTTGGCGTGTTTTCGGAAGATTTTGTTTTGAGCTTTTCAAAAGCCAACAGTCAAATCAGCTATTCAAAATTTAAATGCGGTTTGAAGCAGGAAGCCTTTTTAAAAGAACATCTGTTTTTTCAGGGACAGCCGGAGTTATATTTGGCCAAATCCTGCCTTTATCTGGTGTGCAGTGAATGTTTAAAACATGCCGTTGCTTTTGACATGAAATCATCCGATGAGTTTCGGAACCGGGTAATTGCATTTATATCAGAAAATTTAAGCGACGAAATAACCCTAGGTAGTACGGCTGCGGCTTTGGGCTATGAATATCACTACTTTTCAGCCTTGTTTCACCGCTGTTTTAACATGCATTTTAAAGAGTTTATTAATATGTTCCGCTTTGAATTTGCCTGTGAAATGCTGTTGCACACCAAGGCCGACATCGCATTTTTAGCAGTGGAGTGCGGGTTTCAGAGCATTCGGAATTTTAACAGAATATTTAAAAAATTTAGTGGACATACCCCCACGGAATATAGAAAACAATTGCAATCAGAAGATTAA
- a CDS encoding proline--tRNA ligase, translating into MRMSELFLSTLREVPAEAETISHQLMLRAGIIRKLAAGVYSYLPLGYRVLRKVENIVREEMDSAGAQELLMSALLPAESYQASGRWDVFGANMFRLKDRNSRDFCLGPTHEEIFTDTVKSCLKSYRQLPVTLYQIQNKYRDESRPRFGIIRSREFVMKDAYSFDRTWEGLDESYDKMYHAYCKIFDRLGLDYIVVDADSGAMGGSGSQEFMVKSEVGEDTICHCPACQYAANVEKAECIAVELEKESALPREKIHTPNVKTIDELVNFLNTDSSKFVKTLIYSGGGKTVAVMVRGDREVNEVKLANHLGVSCDDLELAAPNVVCEVTGADVGFAGPIGLKIPVVMDKEVSFMSNFIVGANETDYHYINVNTEDFEAEVTDVRTIEPGDPCPKCGKPIVTTQGIEVGHIFKLGTKYTDALDCTYLDENGTPQTIIMGCYGIGVSRTIAAAIEQLSDENGIVWPLAIAPYQAIVVPVNVKDETQAKLAEEIYEQLKENSIEVLIDDRQERAGVKFKDADLIGIPVRITVGKKAADGICEFKFRSGGDAEDVSADEAVSKTIAYIKENLL; encoded by the coding sequence ATGAGAATGTCAGAATTGTTTTTAAGCACGCTCCGGGAGGTTCCTGCCGAGGCGGAAACCATCAGCCATCAGCTGATGCTTCGGGCGGGAATTATCAGAAAGCTTGCGGCCGGGGTATATTCCTATCTGCCGCTGGGTTACCGTGTGCTTAGAAAAGTTGAAAATATTGTTCGCGAAGAGATGGACAGCGCCGGCGCCCAGGAGCTTTTAATGTCTGCCCTGCTTCCGGCGGAATCCTATCAGGCTTCAGGACGGTGGGACGTGTTCGGCGCCAATATGTTTCGTTTAAAAGACCGCAACAGCCGCGACTTTTGCTTAGGCCCCACCCATGAAGAAATTTTTACAGACACGGTGAAATCCTGCTTAAAATCCTACCGTCAGCTTCCTGTTACCCTATATCAGATTCAAAATAAATACAGGGACGAAAGCCGTCCTCGTTTTGGCATTATCCGTTCCCGGGAATTTGTGATGAAAGACGCTTATAGCTTTGACCGCACTTGGGAGGGGTTGGACGAATCCTACGACAAGATGTATCACGCTTACTGCAAGATTTTCGACCGTTTGGGACTTGACTATATCGTTGTTGATGCAGACTCCGGCGCCATGGGCGGTTCCGGCTCGCAGGAATTTATGGTAAAATCTGAAGTGGGTGAAGACACCATTTGTCATTGTCCTGCATGCCAGTATGCGGCAAATGTTGAAAAGGCGGAATGCATTGCGGTTGAGTTAGAAAAGGAAAGCGCACTTCCCCGCGAAAAGATTCATACCCCTAACGTAAAAACCATTGATGAGCTTGTGAACTTTTTGAACACAGACAGCTCAAAATTTGTTAAAACCTTAATTTATTCCGGCGGCGGAAAAACAGTTGCCGTAATGGTTCGCGGCGACCGTGAAGTGAACGAAGTGAAGCTTGCAAACCATTTAGGTGTTAGCTGCGATGACTTAGAGCTTGCCGCACCAAACGTTGTTTGTGAGGTAACCGGCGCTGACGTTGGGTTTGCAGGCCCCATCGGGCTTAAAATTCCTGTCGTGATGGACAAAGAAGTTTCGTTTATGTCTAACTTTATTGTTGGCGCAAATGAAACGGACTATCATTATATTAATGTAAATACAGAGGATTTTGAAGCCGAGGTTACTGACGTGCGCACCATTGAGCCCGGTGATCCCTGTCCGAAATGCGGAAAGCCTATTGTTACCACACAGGGCATTGAAGTGGGCCATATCTTTAAATTAGGCACAAAATATACGGATGCGTTAGACTGCACATACTTAGATGAAAACGGCACACCGCAGACCATTATCATGGGCTGTTACGGCATTGGCGTGAGCCGCACCATTGCAGCTGCCATTGAACAGCTCAGCGACGAAAACGGCATTGTGTGGCCGCTGGCCATTGCACCTTATCAGGCTATCGTGGTTCCGGTGAATGTAAAAGACGAAACCCAGGCAAAGCTTGCGGAAGAAATCTATGAACAGTTAAAAGAAAACAGCATTGAAGTTTTAATTGACGATCGCCAGGAACGTGCCGGCGTGAAATTTAAAGATGCAGATTTAATTGGAATTCCGGTGAGAATTACTGTAGGCAAAAAAGCGGCTGACGGAATTTGCGAGTTTAAATTCAGAAGCGGCGGCGATGCTGAAGATGTAAGCGCAGACGAAGCAGTTTCCAAAACAATCGCATATATTAAGGAAAACTTATTATAA
- a CDS encoding glycyl-radical enzyme activating protein, giving the protein MTGTIFSIEEFSVYDGPGIRSTVFLKGCPLRCSWCHNPEGQLKESEMIKSPNGCIGCGACLQTSVQKEDGSISFTEESIKNCPINLIRVCGETVSSGQLCETLLKNKRILNAGGGVTFSGGEPFLQSKFLFECIMKLKNKLHTAIQTSGYCDANTFCNALNITDYFLFDLKLADDAMHIKYTGVSNRPILRNLSALAKSGVPYVVRIPLIPGVTDSTRNLTQLAQILNDNHVSYAELLPYNKMAGGKYKMLQRNYAPGFDEAAPPQPRQDLFWSFGIRTKIM; this is encoded by the coding sequence ATGACAGGAACAATATTTTCCATTGAAGAATTTTCTGTTTACGATGGGCCAGGAATCCGTTCAACGGTGTTTTTAAAGGGGTGTCCGCTGCGGTGCAGCTGGTGCCACAACCCCGAGGGACAGCTTAAGGAAAGCGAAATGATTAAAAGTCCAAACGGGTGCATTGGGTGCGGAGCCTGTTTGCAAACAAGCGTGCAAAAAGAAGATGGCAGCATTTCTTTTACTGAGGAAAGCATAAAAAATTGTCCAATCAATTTAATTCGGGTGTGCGGTGAAACCGTCAGCAGTGGTCAACTGTGTGAAACGCTGTTAAAAAACAAACGGATTTTAAATGCCGGCGGCGGGGTCACCTTTTCCGGAGGCGAGCCGTTTCTGCAAAGTAAATTCCTTTTTGAATGTATTATGAAGCTGAAAAACAAACTGCATACGGCAATTCAAACAAGCGGCTATTGCGACGCAAATACCTTTTGCAATGCATTAAATATAACAGATTATTTTTTGTTCGATTTAAAGCTGGCCGACGATGCCATGCATATCAAATATACCGGCGTTTCGAACCGGCCGATTTTACGGAATCTTTCGGCACTTGCAAAAAGCGGCGTACCTTATGTTGTGAGAATTCCGCTCATTCCCGGTGTAACTGATTCAACGCGCAATCTGACACAGCTTGCGCAGATTTTAAACGATAACCATGTTTCTTACGCCGAGCTGCTACCATACAACAAAATGGCCGGCGGAAAGTATAAAATGCTTCAAAGAAACTATGCGCCAGGCTTTGACGAAGCTGCGCCGCCCCAACCCCGCCAGGATTTGTTTTGGTCGTTTGGAATACGCACAAAAATTATGTGA